In Humulus lupulus chromosome 7, drHumLupu1.1, whole genome shotgun sequence, the following are encoded in one genomic region:
- the LOC133792753 gene encoding shewanella-like protein phosphatase 1 isoform X1, producing the protein MASLCLNSLPLPPSSQPKKVVETSLFSSVNYNSTNGLVKGGESLKPIVISGNPPTYVSAPGRRIVAVGDLHGDLDQTRYALEMAGVLSNDGQDMWVGGETVLVQLGDILDRGEDEIAILSLLRSLDIQAKSQGGAVFQVNGNHETMNVEGDFRYVDAGAFEECSDFLEYSDGNRDDWEEAFVNWNVVSTQWKEDHKMTQNYWGPWNLVKRQKGVIARSILMSPGGKLACELARHSIVLKINDWVFCHGGLLPHHVEYGIDRINRDVSLWMRGLTKTDNGPGIPFLATRGYDSVVWNRLYSRDSSELEDYQVEQINSILEETLQAVDARAMVVGHTPQTEGVNCKYNCSIWRIDVGMSSGVLNSTPEVLEIRDNKARVIKSKRRAYSELQAADYT; encoded by the exons ATGGCTTCGCTCTGCCTAAATTCTTTGCCTCTGCCACCGTCTTCTCAGCCCAAAAAAGTGGTGGAAACTTCATTATTTTCTTCAGTGAATTATAACAGTACTAATGGCCTTGTCAAAGGAGGAGAGTCCTTAAAACCTATAGTCATAAGTGGAAACCCCCCAACTTATGTTTCTGCTCCTGGTCGCCGAATTGTTGCTG TTGGGGACTTGCATGGAGACCTTGACCAAACAAGATATGCACTTGAGATGGCTGGAGTGTTGAGTAACGATGGTCAAGACATGTGGGTTGGTGGAGAAACG GTGTTGGTTCAGCTTGGAGATATACTTGATCGAGGTGAAGATGAAATAGCTATTTTATCCTTATTGCGATCTTTGGATATACAGGCCAAATCTCAAGGTGGAGCAGTTTTTCAG GTGAATGGGAATCATGAGACTATGAATGTGGAAGGGGATTTTAGATATGTTGATGCTGGGGCTTTCGAGGAGTGTAGTGATTTTTTAGAATACTCAGATGGAAATCGAGATGACTGGGAAGAAGCATTTGTTAATTGGAATGTTGTCTCCACTCAGTGGAAAGAAGATCACAAAATGACCCAAAATTATTGGGGTCCCTGGAATCTAGTGAAG AGACAAAAGGGTGTCATTGCCAGATCAATTCTTATGAGTCCAGGAGGTAAACTGGCATGTGAGTTAGCGCGGCATTCTATTGTTCTTAAGATTAATGATTGGGTCTTTTGTCATGGTGGTCTGCTTCCTCATCATG TTGAATATGGCATAGATAGGATCAACAGGGATGTTTCTCTCTGGATGAGAGGTCTCACTAAAACAGATAATGGTCCTGGAATTCCTTTTCTAGCGACCAGGGGCTATGACAGTGTTGTTTGGAACCGCCTGTACTCCAGAGATAGTTCGGAATTAGAGGACTATCAGGTTGAGCAG ATAAATTCTATTCTTGAGGAGACACTACAAGCAGTTGATGCCAGGGCAATGGTGGTCGGACATACTCCTCAAACTGAGGGAGTAAATTG TAAATACAATTGTAGTATATGGCGCATCGATGTGGGCATGTCCAGTGGGGTCCTTAATTCGACGCCTGAG GTTCTAGAAATAAGAGACAATAAAGCCAGAGTTATAAAGAGCAAGAGGAGGGCATATAGTGAACTTCAGGCTGCTGATTATACATAG
- the LOC133792753 gene encoding shewanella-like protein phosphatase 1 isoform X2, whose amino-acid sequence MFLLLVAELLLVRFFGDLHGDLDQTRYALEMAGVLSNDGQDMWVGGETVLVQLGDILDRGEDEIAILSLLRSLDIQAKSQGGAVFQVNGNHETMNVEGDFRYVDAGAFEECSDFLEYSDGNRDDWEEAFVNWNVVSTQWKEDHKMTQNYWGPWNLVKRQKGVIARSILMSPGGKLACELARHSIVLKINDWVFCHGGLLPHHVEYGIDRINRDVSLWMRGLTKTDNGPGIPFLATRGYDSVVWNRLYSRDSSELEDYQVEQINSILEETLQAVDARAMVVGHTPQTEGVNCKYNCSIWRIDVGMSSGVLNSTPEVLEIRDNKARVIKSKRRAYSELQAADYT is encoded by the exons ATGTTTCTGCTCCTGGTCGCCGAATTGTTGCTGGTTCGTTTTT TTGGGGACTTGCATGGAGACCTTGACCAAACAAGATATGCACTTGAGATGGCTGGAGTGTTGAGTAACGATGGTCAAGACATGTGGGTTGGTGGAGAAACG GTGTTGGTTCAGCTTGGAGATATACTTGATCGAGGTGAAGATGAAATAGCTATTTTATCCTTATTGCGATCTTTGGATATACAGGCCAAATCTCAAGGTGGAGCAGTTTTTCAG GTGAATGGGAATCATGAGACTATGAATGTGGAAGGGGATTTTAGATATGTTGATGCTGGGGCTTTCGAGGAGTGTAGTGATTTTTTAGAATACTCAGATGGAAATCGAGATGACTGGGAAGAAGCATTTGTTAATTGGAATGTTGTCTCCACTCAGTGGAAAGAAGATCACAAAATGACCCAAAATTATTGGGGTCCCTGGAATCTAGTGAAG AGACAAAAGGGTGTCATTGCCAGATCAATTCTTATGAGTCCAGGAGGTAAACTGGCATGTGAGTTAGCGCGGCATTCTATTGTTCTTAAGATTAATGATTGGGTCTTTTGTCATGGTGGTCTGCTTCCTCATCATG TTGAATATGGCATAGATAGGATCAACAGGGATGTTTCTCTCTGGATGAGAGGTCTCACTAAAACAGATAATGGTCCTGGAATTCCTTTTCTAGCGACCAGGGGCTATGACAGTGTTGTTTGGAACCGCCTGTACTCCAGAGATAGTTCGGAATTAGAGGACTATCAGGTTGAGCAG ATAAATTCTATTCTTGAGGAGACACTACAAGCAGTTGATGCCAGGGCAATGGTGGTCGGACATACTCCTCAAACTGAGGGAGTAAATTG TAAATACAATTGTAGTATATGGCGCATCGATGTGGGCATGTCCAGTGGGGTCCTTAATTCGACGCCTGAG GTTCTAGAAATAAGAGACAATAAAGCCAGAGTTATAAAGAGCAAGAGGAGGGCATATAGTGAACTTCAGGCTGCTGATTATACATAG